The following proteins are encoded in a genomic region of Arachis ipaensis cultivar K30076 chromosome B02, Araip1.1, whole genome shotgun sequence:
- the LOC107626896 gene encoding uncharacterized protein LOC107626896 — translation MSPKKRHSGAVHAPDTVESNRAIFSPLGVLRQRSRIQRIADRREEEIPREGVQENPAVGVAQADLAAELRGMNQTLTTELQVLTNQNRELPIEKYLKLNSSTFNEDSLDKDPQQYLEDAKKAIWSLKCTKKSVVELLSYSLRSSARYWYESLIESKEVVGLLPPSWEEFTEKFFTRFYPSNKQAEDAIAFERLRQGNMTVIEYAKEFTRPSKSAPYLMNSEEMKIRRFVRGLAEPMFITLMPEVGRMSFKDVLNSAYGIEAGIAERNAYKDVGKKSKVKGQFSGGSSSGEFQFHHG, via the exons ATGTCACCTAAGAAAAGACATAGTGGAGCTGTTCATGCTCCTGATACGGTTGAATCCAATAGGGCAATTTTTTCGCCACTTGGAGTACTTCGACAAAGATCAAGGATCCAAAGGATAGCTGATAGGCGCGAAGAAGAGATACCCCGTGAGGGAGTTCAAGAAAATCCTGCAGTAGGAGTAGCTCAAGCAGACTTGGCAGCTGAATTAAGGGGAATGAATCAAACCCTTACTACGGAATTACAAGTCCTAACAAATCAAAATAGGG AGCTGCCAATTGAGAAGTATTTGAAGTTGAATTCGTCTACTTTCAATGAAGATTCCTTGGATAAAGATCCACAACAATATCTAGAGGATGCAAAGAAAGCTATTTGGTCTCTCAAGTGTACCAAAAAATCAGTTGTTGAGTTATTATCCTACAGCTTGCGCAGTTCAGCAAGATATTGGTATGAATCTCTTATTGAGAGCAAAGAAGTAGTTGGacttcttcctccttcttggGAAGAGTTCACCGAAAAGTTTTTTACTCGATTTTATCCCTCTAACAAGCAAGCAGAAGATGCAATCGCCTTTGAAAGATTAAGGCAAGGGAATATGACAGTGATCGAGTATGCTAAGGAGTTTACTAGACCTTCTAAGAGTGCTCCATACTTGATGAATTCAGAAGAGATGAAAATACGTCGGTTCGTTCGTGGGTTGGCAGAACCTATGTTCATCACTCTTATGCCTGAAGTCGGACGCATGTCTTTCAAGGACGTCCTAAACTCTGCTTATGGAATTGAAGCTGGGATAGCAGAGAGAAATGCTTATAAGGATGTTGGTAAGAAGTCCAAGGTGAAGGGACAATTTTCTGGTGGATCTAGTTCAGGAGAATTTCAGTTTCATCATGGTTAG